A genome region from Arachidicoccus soli includes the following:
- a CDS encoding thymidylate synthase: MQQYLDLLKHIMDNGAKKEDRTGTGTRSVFGYQMRFDLQKGFPMVTTKKLHLKSIIYELLWFLKGDTNIAYLNEHNVSIWNEWANETGDLGPVYGKQWRSWEGADGKTYDQISEAIKLIKNNPDSRRIIVNAWNVSDLPKMALSPCHALFQFYVADGKLSCQLYQRSADVFLGVPFNIASYALLTMMIAQVCDLQPGDFIHSFGDAHIYKNHFEQVELQLSRQPFPLPTMHLNPEVKDIFNFQFEDFTLENYQAHPHIKGRVAI, encoded by the coding sequence ATGCAACAATATTTAGATTTACTAAAACATATAATGGACAATGGTGCCAAAAAAGAAGACCGCACCGGAACAGGTACACGCAGTGTTTTTGGCTACCAAATGCGCTTTGATTTACAGAAAGGCTTTCCAATGGTAACGACCAAAAAATTGCATCTCAAAAGTATTATTTATGAGTTGCTTTGGTTCCTGAAAGGAGATACCAATATCGCCTACTTAAACGAACATAATGTTTCAATCTGGAACGAATGGGCTAATGAAACAGGTGATCTAGGTCCGGTTTACGGAAAGCAATGGCGCAGTTGGGAAGGTGCGGATGGCAAAACCTACGACCAAATATCAGAAGCGATAAAACTAATAAAGAATAACCCTGACAGTAGAAGAATAATAGTAAATGCATGGAACGTTTCCGACCTGCCAAAAATGGCATTAAGCCCCTGCCATGCATTGTTTCAGTTTTATGTAGCTGACGGAAAATTAAGTTGTCAATTGTATCAACGGAGTGCCGATGTATTTTTGGGCGTACCTTTTAATATTGCCTCTTACGCTTTATTGACAATGATGATTGCGCAGGTTTGTGATTTACAGCCCGGTGATTTTATTCATAGTTTTGGCGATGCGCATATTTACAAAAACCATTTTGAACAAGTGGAATTGCAACTTTCACGCCAACCATTTCCCTTGCCAACAATGCATTTAAATCCGGAAGTAAAAGACATTTTCAATTTTCAATTTGAAGATTTTACTTTAGAGAATTATCAAGCACATCCTCATATCAAAGGTCGCGTGGCAATTTAA
- a CDS encoding M1 family aminopeptidase, with protein MRKILAVFLLFAFANLYAQDVPMSADTAWKHEYRGSATKINDIVNTKLNVSFDYAKCYMYGKAWITLEPHFYATDSLTLDAKGMDIHRVAIIKNGKEIPLKYVYEDSLQLNIHLDKTYSGGEKYEIYIDYTAKPNDRKTHGSAAITDDKGLYFINPDGKIKDKPIQIWTQGETESNSVWFPTIDKPDQKSTVDITMTVPSKYVTLSNGLLVSSKKNNDGTRSDRWKLDLPIAPYLFFMGVGDYAIVKDTYKGKPVDYYVEHAYESVARKIFGNTPEMMAFFSKILDYEYAWPKYDQIVGRDYVSGAMENVTATLHQESAQQNARQLVDGNAWEDVIAHELFHHWFGDLVTTESWSNITVNESFADYSEQLWETYKYGKDAGDAQGYNDMQGYLRSNSQHKDLVRFYYKDKEDLFDAVSYNKGGRILNMLRHYVGDAAFFKSLNVYLNENKFSTGEAQQLRLAFEKVTGQDLNWYWNQWYYGAGNPDLNITYSYNDSAKTSTVTIEQTQKGEQIFRLPIDIDIYHGKIKTRHTVWMTQEKQSYTFKVGEKPDLINVDGDKIILADKDDHKTLAEFINQYKLAGNYVDRKEAIDFAAQNLKEPGAKDFLVEALNDKFHGLRSDVLQETDPHVYTNADFDKIAVMAKTDPDRIVRSQAIDVLAFTNDKKYEPIYLAGVNDSSYSVAGASLQALTEIDKDKAVALVPTLEKDMRGRLKLAVEKLTIASKTESDFDQVYGDFSTLPLGQAKVSQAFDMVTYLGNLHETEHFKKMTDAIVDLRDKIGAMYPQFIKIFNQRLGKVLDRKKASLSSAVNQAEEQIQIDYLKAKIQ; from the coding sequence ATGAGAAAGATTCTAGCAGTATTTCTTTTATTTGCATTTGCTAACCTTTATGCACAAGACGTTCCAATGTCGGCAGACACTGCTTGGAAACATGAATATCGGGGTTCTGCCACTAAAATAAACGATATAGTTAATACTAAATTGAATGTAAGTTTTGATTATGCAAAGTGCTATATGTATGGCAAAGCTTGGATTACCCTAGAGCCGCATTTTTACGCTACAGATTCACTCACCCTTGATGCAAAAGGAATGGACATTCATAGAGTGGCCATAATAAAAAATGGAAAAGAAATACCATTAAAATATGTATATGAAGATAGTCTTCAACTAAACATTCACCTAGATAAAACATATTCTGGAGGGGAGAAATATGAAATTTACATAGATTATACAGCAAAACCCAATGACCGCAAAACTCATGGTAGCGCCGCCATCACAGATGATAAAGGTTTGTATTTCATCAATCCGGACGGGAAAATTAAAGACAAACCTATTCAAATATGGACACAGGGTGAAACCGAAAGTAACAGCGTATGGTTTCCGACTATTGACAAGCCTGATCAAAAGTCAACCGTTGACATTACCATGACTGTCCCTTCAAAATATGTAACACTTTCGAATGGTTTGCTGGTAAGTTCAAAGAAGAATAATGATGGCACACGTAGTGACAGATGGAAATTGGATTTACCTATTGCTCCTTATCTATTTTTTATGGGTGTAGGTGATTATGCAATTGTAAAAGACACTTACAAAGGCAAGCCAGTGGACTATTACGTAGAGCACGCTTACGAATCAGTTGCCAGAAAAATATTCGGTAACACACCGGAGATGATGGCTTTCTTCTCTAAGATCCTTGACTATGAATATGCTTGGCCAAAATACGATCAGATAGTAGGCCGTGATTATGTAAGCGGCGCAATGGAAAATGTAACGGCTACTTTGCATCAAGAATCAGCCCAACAAAATGCAAGGCAATTGGTTGATGGCAATGCCTGGGAAGATGTAATTGCGCACGAGTTATTTCATCATTGGTTTGGTGATTTGGTAACCACCGAAAGCTGGAGTAATATCACCGTAAACGAAAGTTTCGCCGATTATAGTGAACAGCTTTGGGAAACATATAAATACGGTAAAGATGCCGGAGATGCACAGGGCTACAATGATATGCAAGGTTATCTTCGCAGCAATAGTCAGCATAAAGATTTAGTGCGGTTTTATTATAAGGACAAAGAAGATTTATTTGATGCTGTAAGTTATAATAAAGGTGGACGCATTTTAAATATGCTACGTCATTATGTAGGTGATGCAGCCTTCTTCAAATCATTGAATGTTTATTTAAATGAAAATAAATTCAGTACGGGCGAAGCGCAACAATTACGTTTGGCTTTTGAAAAAGTTACCGGGCAAGATTTGAATTGGTATTGGAATCAATGGTACTATGGTGCAGGCAATCCTGATTTAAATATTACCTATAGCTATAATGATAGTGCAAAAACCTCAACGGTTACAATTGAACAGACTCAGAAAGGTGAGCAAATTTTCAGACTCCCTATTGATATAGACATATATCATGGGAAAATTAAAACCCGCCACACTGTATGGATGACACAAGAAAAACAATCTTACACTTTCAAGGTAGGAGAAAAGCCCGATTTAATTAATGTAGATGGGGATAAAATAATATTAGCAGATAAAGATGATCATAAAACTTTAGCAGAATTTATCAACCAATATAAGCTAGCGGGTAATTATGTCGATAGAAAAGAAGCAATTGATTTTGCCGCACAAAATTTAAAAGAGCCCGGCGCTAAAGACTTTTTAGTAGAGGCACTAAATGATAAATTTCATGGTTTACGAAGCGATGTTTTACAAGAAACAGATCCGCATGTTTATACAAATGCTGATTTTGATAAAATCGCAGTAATGGCCAAGACAGATCCTGACCGCATCGTACGTTCTCAAGCAATTGATGTTCTTGCATTTACAAATGATAAAAAATATGAGCCCATTTATTTAGCAGGTGTAAATGATTCGTCTTACAGTGTAGCGGGTGCCTCATTACAAGCATTGACAGAAATCGATAAGGACAAAGCTGTAGCATTAGTACCTACATTGGAAAAAGATATGCGTGGCCGTTTAAAATTGGCGGTAGAAAAACTCACCATCGCGTCCAAAACGGAGAGCGATTTTGATCAAGTATATGGAGATTTTTCCACATTGCCGCTTGGCCAAGCAAAGGTTAGTCAGGCATTTGACATGGTGACATATTTAGGAAATTTGCACGAAACAGAACATTTCAAAAAAATGACTGATGCAATAGTAGACCTTAGAGATAAAATTGGCGCGATGTATCCACAATTTATAAAAATATTTAATCAAAGATTAGGCAAAGTATTAGACCGCAAAAAGGCAAGTCTTTCTTCCGCTGTTAATCAGGCAGAGGAACAAATCCAAATAGATTATTTAAAAGCTAAAATCCAGTAA
- a CDS encoding MBL fold metallo-hydrolase: MKKYLCILIVFFSSLVNSCFAQKNSFTIVPLGVRGGSDESNLSAYLIAPKDSSNFICLDAGTLYDGLKAARRHHLFKGDIDNFLQEHIKGYLITHGHLDHVAGLILNSPEDAKKNIYALPFCINILKSKYFTWTSWANFADEGEHPFLKKYTYKYLHERKEMAINNTAMYVTPYKLSHAVPGKSTAFLIRHNDEYFLYLGDTGDDENEQSNNLKNLWKAVAPLIATRKLKGISIECSFPDEQPDDRLFGHLKPTLLMKNLNILDSLAGKNALKNMPIIVAHMKPSGNNIQAIRDELAKENYLGVNFIFPKQGKKIEL; the protein is encoded by the coding sequence ATGAAAAAGTATTTATGCATATTGATTGTTTTCTTTTCTTCTTTAGTAAATAGCTGCTTTGCACAAAAAAATAGCTTTACGATTGTTCCACTGGGTGTAAGAGGGGGGAGTGATGAAAGTAATTTATCGGCCTATCTGATTGCACCAAAAGATTCATCCAATTTCATTTGTTTAGATGCTGGTACCCTTTATGATGGGCTAAAAGCTGCACGCAGACATCATCTATTTAAAGGAGATATAGACAATTTTTTACAAGAGCATATTAAGGGTTATCTTATTACGCATGGTCACCTGGATCATGTAGCGGGTTTAATTCTCAATTCGCCGGAAGATGCAAAAAAGAATATTTATGCGTTGCCTTTTTGTATCAACATTTTGAAATCAAAATATTTTACTTGGACGAGTTGGGCCAATTTTGCTGATGAAGGGGAGCACCCTTTTTTAAAAAAATATACTTACAAATACTTACACGAAAGAAAGGAAATGGCGATTAATAATACGGCTATGTATGTGACTCCTTATAAATTGAGTCATGCCGTTCCCGGTAAAAGTACTGCCTTTTTAATACGCCATAACGATGAATATTTTTTGTATTTGGGTGATACGGGAGATGATGAAAACGAACAAAGTAATAATTTGAAAAACCTTTGGAAGGCAGTCGCCCCCTTAATTGCAACGAGAAAATTAAAAGGAATTTCCATAGAATGTTCCTTCCCAGACGAGCAGCCCGATGATAGATTGTTTGGCCATTTAAAGCCCACTTTGTTAATGAAGAATTTGAATATTCTAGATAGCCTTGCCGGGAAAAACGCTTTGAAGAATATGCCAATTATCGTTGCGCACATGAAACCCTCTGGGAATAATATACAGGCCATTCGCGATGAATTAGCAAAAGAAAATTACCTGGGCGTAAATTTTATTTTCCCTAAACAAGGGAAGAAGATTGAGCTGTAA
- a CDS encoding dihydrofolate reductase — translation MNISMIVAAAENNAIGKNNQMLWHMPNDFKYFKNQTWGMPILMGRRTYQALNSKALPGRLNIVLTRGKEFKTEDAIVINKVEDAIFIAQEHDYNELMVIGGAEIYKLMLPKSNKIHLTRIHTTFEDADAFFPELNEKEWQLSSKQDHSKDDRNPYDYSFEIWERK, via the coding sequence ATGAATATTTCCATGATAGTAGCTGCGGCAGAAAATAATGCGATTGGTAAGAACAATCAAATGCTTTGGCATATGCCCAACGATTTTAAATACTTTAAAAATCAAACCTGGGGAATGCCTATATTGATGGGGCGTCGCACCTATCAAGCGCTCAACAGTAAAGCTTTGCCCGGCAGATTAAATATTGTATTAACCCGTGGGAAGGAGTTCAAAACCGAAGACGCAATAGTCATTAATAAAGTAGAAGATGCAATCTTTATTGCACAAGAACATGATTACAATGAATTAATGGTAATTGGTGGTGCGGAAATTTATAAATTAATGTTACCTAAATCCAATAAAATCCATCTCACGCGCATACACACTACTTTCGAAGATGCCGATGCTTTTTTCCCAGAGTTGAACGAAAAAGAATGGCAACTATCTTCAAAACAAGATCATTCAAAAGACGATAGAAACCCCTATGATTATAGTTTTGAGATTTGGGAAAGAAAATAA
- the dcp gene encoding peptidyl-dipeptidase Dcp, with amino-acid sequence MKRLFMLPFIAASAILSSCGNTTNSAAENAKNAIANNYFLQKDTLPFYAPDFRKIKDSDFKPALEEGMKRQLAEVEIIANSHDSATFDNTIIALEKSGQLLHRVNAVFNLLTGANTNPTLQKVQEEEASKLAANQDAIYLNTKLFSRIKSIYDHRASLKLDAESNRLVEYYYQEFVLAGAQLSDIDKIKLKKLNEEQATLSAKFTNQLLAAAKAGALVVSDEKKLAGLSKGELEAAAQDANNNNLKGKWMLPLQNTTQQPALQSLTDRSTRQELFENSWNRAERNDSNDTRKNIARIAQIRAEQAELLGFPNYATWKLQDQMAKTPETVNNFLLKLAPAATAKARMEAKDIQSLINQQKGGFTLQPWDWNFYADQVRKQKYNLDENEIKPYFELNNVLENGVFYAANQLYGLTFKERKDIPVYQKDVRVFEVFDKDNSPLGLFYCDYFKRDNKSGGAWMDNIVTQSRLLDKKPVIYNVCNFTKPAPGQPALISFDDVTTMFHEFGHALHGFFASQEYPSLSGTSVARDFVEFPSQFNEHWALNPQVLTHYAKNYKTGETIPQALVEKIKKASTFNQGYALTELLAAASLDMQWHEITPSDTLLNVDTFEKSSLEKTGLFLPQVPTRYRSSYFLHIWANGYAAGYYAYLWTEMLDDDTFAWFEKNGGLTRANGQRFRDMILSKGNTEDLNKIFVNFVGHEPDIQPMEKDRGLLIK; translated from the coding sequence ATGAAACGATTATTTATGCTACCTTTCATTGCTGCATCTGCTATATTGAGCTCTTGTGGAAATACGACAAATAGTGCGGCGGAAAATGCAAAAAATGCCATTGCCAATAATTATTTTTTGCAGAAAGATACCCTACCCTTTTATGCACCTGACTTCAGGAAAATTAAAGATTCGGATTTCAAACCTGCATTAGAAGAAGGAATGAAAAGGCAGCTAGCTGAAGTAGAAATAATTGCCAATAGTCATGATTCCGCCACCTTTGATAATACCATTATTGCATTAGAAAAAAGTGGGCAATTATTACATCGAGTAAATGCTGTATTCAATCTTTTGACAGGAGCCAATACGAACCCTACTTTACAAAAAGTACAAGAGGAAGAAGCATCTAAACTAGCGGCAAATCAAGATGCCATTTATTTAAATACTAAGTTATTCTCCAGAATAAAAAGCATTTATGATCATCGAGCGAGTTTAAAACTAGACGCCGAATCAAATCGTTTGGTAGAATATTACTATCAAGAATTTGTATTAGCAGGCGCACAGCTTTCTGATATCGATAAGATAAAACTGAAAAAATTAAATGAGGAACAGGCCACTTTAAGCGCCAAATTTACTAACCAGCTTTTGGCTGCTGCAAAAGCTGGTGCATTGGTGGTAAGTGATGAAAAAAAATTAGCAGGCTTATCCAAAGGAGAACTAGAGGCAGCTGCACAAGACGCAAATAATAATAATCTCAAAGGCAAATGGATGCTGCCTTTGCAAAATACAACTCAACAACCAGCATTACAATCACTTACGGATAGATCTACCCGACAAGAACTATTTGAAAATTCTTGGAATCGAGCAGAAAGAAATGATTCTAATGATACCAGAAAAAACATCGCACGCATTGCACAAATTCGTGCAGAGCAGGCAGAATTGTTAGGCTTTCCCAATTATGCTACTTGGAAATTACAAGACCAAATGGCCAAGACACCGGAAACCGTTAATAATTTTTTACTTAAGTTGGCGCCTGCTGCTACCGCAAAAGCAAGAATGGAAGCTAAGGATATTCAATCCTTAATCAACCAACAAAAAGGTGGTTTTACTTTGCAACCTTGGGATTGGAATTTTTATGCGGACCAGGTTCGCAAGCAAAAATACAATCTAGATGAAAATGAAATAAAGCCATATTTTGAATTAAATAATGTTTTAGAAAATGGCGTATTTTATGCCGCTAATCAATTGTATGGCTTGACTTTCAAAGAGAGAAAAGACATTCCTGTTTACCAAAAAGACGTCCGTGTGTTTGAAGTTTTCGATAAAGACAATTCGCCACTTGGGTTGTTTTATTGTGATTATTTCAAAAGAGACAATAAATCCGGAGGAGCATGGATGGATAATATAGTTACACAATCTAGATTATTGGATAAAAAGCCAGTCATTTATAATGTCTGCAATTTTACCAAGCCTGCTCCGGGTCAACCAGCACTTATTAGCTTTGACGATGTAACGACGATGTTTCATGAGTTTGGTCATGCCCTGCATGGTTTCTTTGCATCCCAAGAATACCCAAGTTTATCCGGAACCAGTGTTGCAAGAGATTTTGTGGAATTCCCTTCTCAGTTCAATGAACATTGGGCACTTAATCCGCAAGTATTAACGCATTATGCCAAAAATTATAAAACAGGAGAAACGATACCGCAAGCCTTAGTAGAAAAAATTAAAAAAGCGAGCACATTTAATCAAGGTTATGCCCTAACAGAATTGCTAGCTGCAGCATCTTTGGATATGCAATGGCACGAAATCACACCAAGCGATACATTACTAAATGTAGATACTTTTGAAAAATCTTCTTTAGAAAAAACTGGCTTATTTCTGCCGCAAGTACCAACACGTTATCGCTCTTCGTACTTTTTGCATATCTGGGCAAATGGATACGCTGCGGGCTATTATGCCTATTTATGGACAGAAATGTTAGATGATGATACATTCGCATGGTTTGAAAAAAATGGAGGACTCACCAGAGCAAATGGTCAACGCTTCCGTGATATGATTTTGTCGAAAGGAAACACAGAGGACTTAAATAAAATATTTGTGAATTTTGTGGGTCACGAACCAGACATTCAGCCGATGGAAAAAGACAGAGGTTTATTGATAAAATAA
- a CDS encoding FMN-binding glutamate synthase family protein — MRKIFVIGSSVALIIALALSLFVSNWWWILMGIVLMLTIFGYYDMIQKQHSIMRTFPLVGRLRYWMEDIRPKIYQYFVESDTDGKPISRIDRSSIYQRAKLQTDTMPFGTQLDVYAEGYEWIMHSIAPKDFNTLDTSPRLIFGNKDCKQPYSASIFNVSAMSYGSLSSNAIEALNGGAKIDNFAHNTGEGGISPYHLKHEGDLIWQIGTGYFGCRNEDGSFSAELFAEKAKFPTVKMIELKISQGAKPGHGGILPASKNTPEIAAIRHVQIGTVVASPPFHSAFDTPKEMVLFLKQLRDLSGGKPVGFKLCIGRKSEFIAICKAMIALDIYPDFITVDGAEGGTGAAPQEFSNYVGVPLLDGLAFVDNMLNGMDIRHHIKLIASGKVLSGFHIVRAIALGADACNSARAMMMALGCIQALLCNTNKCPTGVATQDPSLVVGLDVNDKKYRVANYHRSMLRTFAELMGACGIDHYKKLSRSHIYRRVFQNEMRSFEEIYPSLDKGCLLRGEIPEKYVADFEHAHIDNWGDFTINPR, encoded by the coding sequence ATGCGAAAAATATTTGTAATAGGTTCGTCCGTTGCATTGATTATTGCGTTGGCGTTATCCTTGTTTGTGAGTAATTGGTGGTGGATTTTAATGGGTATTGTTTTAATGCTTACCATTTTCGGTTATTATGATATGATACAAAAGCAGCATTCTATTATGCGAACTTTTCCGCTGGTAGGTCGCTTGCGTTACTGGATGGAAGATATCCGACCTAAAATCTATCAATATTTTGTAGAATCAGACACTGATGGTAAACCGATTAGCCGGATTGATCGTTCCAGTATTTATCAAAGAGCAAAACTACAAACAGATACAATGCCCTTCGGTACACAACTCGATGTATATGCAGAAGGATATGAATGGATTATGCATTCGATAGCACCCAAGGATTTTAATACGCTAGATACGAGTCCAAGATTGATATTTGGTAATAAAGATTGCAAACAGCCTTATTCTGCCAGTATTTTTAACGTGTCGGCTATGAGCTATGGTTCCCTAAGTTCCAATGCCATTGAGGCGCTCAACGGAGGTGCTAAGATCGACAATTTTGCACATAATACCGGCGAAGGGGGTATAAGTCCTTATCATTTAAAACATGAAGGTGATTTGATCTGGCAAATTGGTACAGGTTATTTTGGATGTCGCAACGAAGATGGTAGTTTCTCTGCAGAATTATTTGCTGAGAAAGCAAAATTTCCGACAGTAAAAATGATTGAATTAAAAATATCCCAAGGTGCGAAACCCGGTCATGGTGGTATTTTACCTGCATCGAAAAATACGCCTGAAATTGCTGCTATTCGTCATGTGCAAATAGGCACTGTTGTAGCCTCTCCACCATTTCATTCGGCCTTTGATACGCCAAAAGAAATGGTTTTATTTTTGAAACAGTTGAGAGACTTATCAGGTGGCAAACCAGTGGGGTTTAAATTATGTATAGGTAGGAAAAGTGAATTTATTGCTATTTGCAAAGCCATGATAGCATTAGATATTTACCCAGATTTTATAACGGTTGATGGGGCAGAAGGGGGTACCGGTGCGGCTCCACAAGAGTTTTCCAATTATGTGGGTGTGCCATTATTAGATGGATTGGCATTTGTTGATAATATGCTGAATGGCATGGATATACGGCACCATATCAAATTGATTGCCTCTGGAAAAGTACTTTCCGGCTTTCATATTGTGCGTGCTATTGCCTTAGGTGCGGACGCATGTAATTCTGCGAGGGCGATGATGATGGCCTTAGGTTGCATACAAGCATTGCTTTGCAATACCAATAAATGCCCGACTGGCGTCGCGACCCAAGATCCTTCGTTGGTTGTAGGCCTGGATGTGAATGACAAAAAATATAGAGTTGCTAATTATCATAGAAGTATGTTGCGCACTTTTGCAGAATTAATGGGTGCTTGTGGAATAGATCATTATAAAAAACTTAGCCGTTCACATATTTACAGGCGCGTATTTCAGAATGAAATGCGCTCTTTTGAAGAGATTTATCCTTCACTTGATAAAGGTTGTTTACTTAGGGGAGAGATACCTGAAAAATATGTGGCCGATTTTGAACATGCACATATTGATAATTGGGGTGATTTTACAATAAATCCCAGGTAA
- a CDS encoding cation:proton antiporter — MELYNSFAVIIVLAAVFGYINFRFIKLPNTIGVMIISLVGSLGMIGLGKLYPNLFQETLKVIKSLDFYTVLMKIMLSFLLFAGSIHINVKEMRKERTSIITFSTIGVLLSTVIVASLSYFVCHIFGLPISFIYCLLFGALISPTDPIAVLEILKNANIPKSLEMKISGESLFNDGIAVVIFLTILEAMRLGVDKLTFVNVLLLFLREAGGGLLFGFLLGYVAYAALRTIDNYKVEVMITLAVVMGGYMFADYIHISGPLTMVIAGIFIGNKGRRLGMSEVTRDYVDKFWEMVDEALNAMLFLLIGMEMLVINFSTSYLWIGMCAIAIVLVSRYISVSIPIAILKYKSNIEKNAISILTWSGVRGGISVALALSLPYSSESELIVSITYIIVLFSIIVQGLTVGKVVKRLM, encoded by the coding sequence ATGGAATTATATAACTCTTTTGCTGTAATTATTGTATTGGCGGCAGTTTTTGGATATATTAATTTTCGCTTTATCAAATTGCCGAACACGATTGGGGTGATGATTATTTCTTTGGTAGGGTCTTTGGGAATGATTGGCCTGGGAAAATTATATCCCAATCTTTTTCAGGAGACTTTAAAAGTAATTAAATCTTTAGATTTCTACACGGTCCTGATGAAGATCATGTTGAGCTTTCTGTTGTTTGCGGGGTCTATTCATATCAATGTGAAGGAAATGCGGAAAGAACGAACTTCTATTATTACATTTTCTACAATAGGTGTATTGTTGTCCACGGTTATTGTTGCGAGCCTTTCTTACTTTGTCTGCCATATATTCGGGTTACCAATTAGTTTTATTTATTGTCTTTTATTTGGGGCACTTATTTCTCCTACCGATCCAATCGCGGTTTTAGAGATATTGAAAAATGCCAATATCCCTAAATCATTGGAGATGAAGATAAGCGGGGAGTCTCTTTTTAATGATGGTATTGCGGTGGTTATTTTCCTTACCATTTTAGAAGCTATGCGTTTGGGTGTCGATAAATTAACTTTTGTAAATGTGCTTTTGCTTTTTCTGCGCGAAGCAGGTGGCGGGCTTTTGTTTGGCTTTTTGTTGGGTTACGTAGCTTATGCGGCTTTGCGGACTATCGACAATTACAAGGTAGAAGTAATGATTACTTTGGCTGTCGTAATGGGCGGATATATGTTCGCAGATTATATCCATATAAGTGGGCCGCTAACTATGGTAATTGCTGGTATTTTTATAGGTAATAAAGGCAGGCGATTAGGTATGAGTGAAGTGACGCGAGACTATGTAGATAAGTTCTGGGAAATGGTGGATGAAGCTTTGAATGCTATGTTGTTTTTATTGATCGGAATGGAAATGTTGGTGATTAATTTTAGCACTTCTTATTTATGGATTGGGATGTGCGCAATTGCAATTGTATTAGTTTCGAGATATATTTCTGTTTCTATTCCTATTGCGATTTTAAAATACAAAAGTAATATTGAAAAAAATGCAATAAGCATCCTTACTTGGAGTGGTGTGCGGGGTGGTATCTCTGTAGCTTTGGCACTTTCCTTGCCCTATAGCAGTGAGTCTGAGTTGATTGTGAGTATTACATATATCATTGTACTCTTCTCTATCATCGTCCAGGGTCTTACCGTTGGTAAAGTGGTAAAAAGACTGATGTAG
- a CDS encoding nucleoid-associated protein — translation MTGIDNVKLVQVIAHKVGNPTRGEALKISPNALTLNDILVQQLLTKYFLGNFNENEHFHFTHVSHLEMNEVYNYARSLFEETKDFVQHSAMIAQFLYTKSTHVKVKEGELYVATFEDVPFGNDYVKAVGIFKSETKQTFLKVFPHGDSLEMGQEEGININKLDKGCLIFQRNKEEGYIVTVVDNSNKQHDTQYWINDFLQITPYADAYHQTDKYMGLCKQFFTQEYPDKFEVPKSDQIDLMNRSLDYFKTKDEFNLKEFSEEVINHEEVIDSFMEYKRNYEQSKNFTIDENFDIHLAAVKKQAKSFKSILKLDKNFHVYIHGRRDLLEKGFDELAGKHFYKLYFDEEA, via the coding sequence ATGACAGGAATTGATAATGTAAAATTGGTACAGGTAATCGCACATAAAGTGGGAAACCCCACAAGAGGGGAAGCTTTGAAAATATCACCTAACGCATTAACACTCAACGATATATTGGTGCAGCAATTGTTGACGAAATACTTTTTGGGTAATTTTAATGAAAATGAACATTTCCATTTTACGCATGTCAGCCATTTAGAGATGAACGAGGTCTATAATTATGCTCGGTCGCTTTTTGAAGAAACTAAAGATTTTGTACAGCATTCAGCAATGATTGCACAATTTCTGTATACCAAAAGTACGCATGTAAAAGTAAAGGAAGGCGAATTGTATGTCGCAACATTTGAAGATGTCCCTTTTGGCAATGACTATGTAAAAGCTGTCGGGATTTTTAAAAGCGAAACAAAACAAACTTTCTTAAAAGTATTCCCTCATGGGGATAGTTTGGAAATGGGGCAAGAAGAAGGTATCAATATCAACAAGCTCGATAAAGGTTGTCTTATTTTTCAAAGAAATAAAGAAGAAGGTTATATTGTAACTGTGGTGGATAACAGCAATAAACAGCATGATACACAATATTGGATAAATGATTTTCTACAAATTACGCCTTATGCGGACGCCTATCATCAGACTGACAAATACATGGGTCTTTGCAAACAGTTTTTCACACAAGAATATCCCGATAAATTTGAAGTACCTAAGAGCGACCAAATAGATTTAATGAATCGGTCATTAGATTATTTTAAAACAAAAGACGAATTTAATTTAAAAGAATTTTCGGAGGAAGTCATCAATCACGAAGAAGTCATTGACAGTTTTATGGAATACAAACGCAATTATGAGCAATCCAAAAATTTCACCATTGATGAAAATTTTGATATACATTTAGCTGCTGTAAAAAAGCAAGCGAAATCTTTCAAATCGATTTTAAAATTAGATAAAAATTTTCATGTGTATATTCATGGACGTAGAGATTTATTAGAAAAGGGTTTCGATGAGTTAGCAGGGAAACATTTTTACAAACTATATTTCGATGAAGAAGCCTAA